The window AGGTGCCGGGCCGGGCGGCGGAGAGTTCGACCAGGGCGGAGCGCCCGGTGAGCCGGCCGGACCGGTCGTGGTCGATCACGATGATCAGCCAGTGGCCGATCACCACGGCCGCGATCGCCAGGGCGCGCAGCAGGTCGAGGTAGCGCTCCCGCTCGGCGGGCGTCTCCCGGGCGAGCTGCCCCAGCCGACGCCGCATGTGAACAGGCTAGGGCTGATCGTCCGGGGGGAACCGGCAAACCCGCGACGCCGGGTCCTCGGCCCGGACGGTGCCGCCGTCGCCCCGTTGCTCGTCGACGGGGCCGGGTGCGATCGTGTTCCGGCTGCTCAGGGTGCTTGACGGGGATGGTGGGCGGGTCGCCCGTCGACCCGTCGGGGCAGGTAACGGTTTGAAAACTTCGCCCACAGTCTTGACACGGAGGGGGTGTTAGTAAGAACTTTTACCACTAACAGTTAACACTCTTTCCGGAAGGCGTTCACATGGTCGATCACGAGGTGGACACCGCCGCGCGAACCGCGGTGGTCGACGCCGAGGCGTTCGACCGGCGACTAGCCGCCGGACTCTCTCCGAGCGACAGCGTCCTGGTTCGGGTACGCGCCCGGCTCCCGGAGTTCACCGGCGCCCTGCAACGCGTCGCCGAACAGGTGCTCGCCGACCCGGAGGCCGCCGCCCGCGCCACCATCGTCGAACTGGCCGAACGCAGCGGCACCTCACCGGCCACGGTCACCCGGTTCTGCCGGGCGATGGGCTTCGAGGGCTACGCCGACCTGCGGCTGGGCATCGCCGCCGAGACCGGACGGGCGCGCTCGGCCGGCTGGACGGTCGACATCGGCCGGGAGATCCAGCCCGGCGATCCGCTGGAGCGGGTGCTCGGCCAGATCATGGCGGCGGACACCCAGGCGATGCACGACACCGCGACACTGCTCGACCTGCGGGAGGTCGAACGGGCCGCGGAGGCGATCGCCGCCGCCAGCCGGGTCAACATCTTCGGTGCCAGCGGCAGCGCCCTGGTCGGCGCCGAGATGCAGTTCAGCCTGCACCGCATCGGCGTACCCGCCTGGTCCTGGCACGACGTCCACGAGGGGCTGGCCAGCGCCGCCCTGCTGCGCGACGGAGACGTGGCGCTCGGCATCTCGCACACCGGCGAGACCCGCGAGACGATCGAGATGCTGGCCGAGGCGGGCAGCCACGGCGCCACCACCGTCGCCCTGACCAGCTTCCCCCGCTCGCCCCTGGCGGAGCTGGCCGACATCGTGCTGCTCACCGCCAGCCAGGCCACCACCTTCCGCCCGGACGCGCTCTCCGCCCGGCACCCGCAACTGGTCGTCCTCGACCTGCTCTACATCGCGGTCGCCCAGCGGACCCACGACCGTGCCCACTCGGCGTTCCAGCGGACCGCGCGGGCCGTCGGCGGGCACAAGGCGGCGAAGGAGGTACGGGGATGAGCGACCAGGGCCACCCCACCGTACGGATCGGGGCGAACAAATGATCAGCATGCAGGGGTACGCCGACGCGGTCCGCCCGGTGCTCGACCGGCTGCTGGACACCCAGGTCGACGGGGTGGGCCGGGCGGCCGACCTGATCGCCGACAGCCTGCGCGGCGACGGCGTGCTCCAGGCGTTCGGTGCCGGCCACTCCGAGGCGTTCGCGGCCGAGCTGGTCGCCCGTGCCGGCGGACTGGTACCGACCAACCAGCTTTCGCTCTGGGACCTGGTGCTGTACGGCGACGCGTCGCCGGACGTACTCGGCGATCCCAAACTCGAACGCGACCCCACCATCGCCCACCAGATCTACGCGCTCGCGGCCCCCCAGCCGCGCGACGTGTTCGTGGTGGCGTCCCA of the Micromonospora sp. NBC_01796 genome contains:
- a CDS encoding MurR/RpiR family transcriptional regulator, which encodes MVDHEVDTAARTAVVDAEAFDRRLAAGLSPSDSVLVRVRARLPEFTGALQRVAEQVLADPEAAARATIVELAERSGTSPATVTRFCRAMGFEGYADLRLGIAAETGRARSAGWTVDIGREIQPGDPLERVLGQIMAADTQAMHDTATLLDLREVERAAEAIAAASRVNIFGASGSALVGAEMQFSLHRIGVPAWSWHDVHEGLASAALLRDGDVALGISHTGETRETIEMLAEAGSHGATTVALTSFPRSPLAELADIVLLTASQATTFRPDALSARHPQLVVLDLLYIAVAQRTHDRAHSAFQRTARAVGGHKAAKEVRG